The following coding sequences are from one Musa acuminata AAA Group cultivar baxijiao chromosome BXJ2-4, Cavendish_Baxijiao_AAA, whole genome shotgun sequence window:
- the LOC135608806 gene encoding thaumatin-like protein 1, translated as MYNFADDGWRGRLWLRTHCTTDNHGIFSCLTGDCGSEVQSCEGKPAKEPVTLLDFLNFSGNDTQYTYDVSLMHGFNVPAMVYPQNSSCEPTGCPADIIAICPNDLRVKDSFGNTIACNSACDAYRDPKLCCINEYGSRAKCQPSSQAKVFMQACPLAHTWTYDGRAFACWGSDFNITLCPKV; from the coding sequence ATGTACAACTTCGCCGACGACGGGTGGCGCGGCCGGCTGTGGCTCCGCACCCACTGCACCACCGACAACCACGGCATCTTCTCGTGCCTCACCGGAGACTGCGGTTCCGAGGTGCAGTCGTGCGAGGGGAAGCCGGCCAAGGAGCCCGTCACCCTCCTCGACTTCCTCAACTTCAGCGGCAACGACACCCAGTACACCTACGACGTCAGCCTCATGCACGGCTTCAACGTGCCCGCCATGGTGTACCCGCAGAACTCCTCGTGCGAGCCGACGGGGTGCCCGGCCGACATCATCGCCATCTGCCCCAACGACCTCCGGGTGAAGGACTCCTTCGGGAACACCATCGCCTGCAACAGCGCGTGCGACGCCTACCGAGACCCGAAGCTGTGCTGCATCAACGAGTACGGCAGCCGCGCCAAGTGCCAACCTTCGTCGCAGGCGAAGGTCTTCATGCAGGCGTGTCCTTTGGCGCACACATGGACGTACGACGGCAGGGCCTTCGCTTGCTGGGGGTCGGACTTCAACATCACCTTATGCCCCAAAGTTTAG
- the LOC135611008 gene encoding pheophorbide a oxygenase, chloroplastic-like yields the protein MASFLYLSTSNCLFQRPPPSLFPASAISPSSSSSSYKPLHPRRRRRSRLCVATPSSPAAPTPAVEESQEAEEGSSSSPSESSFSWRDHWYPVSLIEDLDPRVPTPFQLLNRDLVLWKDPNSGDWVALDDRCPHRLAPLSEGRIDETGCLQCSYHGWSFDGSGSCVRIPQASSEGPEARAVRSPRSCAVKFPTLVSQGMLFVWPDENGWEKAAATNPPMLPAEFDDPNFSTVTIQRDLFYGYDTLMENVSDPSHIDFAHHKVTGRRDRARPLPFKLESSGAWGYAGSDAGNPRISAKFVAPCYVMNKIEIDTKLPFLGDQKWIIWICSFNIPMAPGKTRSIVCSARNFFQFSMPGPAWWQLVPRWYEHWTSNKVYDGDMIVLQGQEKIFLSKMMESSTDVNQQYTKITFTPTQADRLVLAFRNWLRRYGNGQPNWFGHASHQPLPSTVLSKRQMLDRYEQHTLKCSSCKGAYEAFQMLQKLFIGTTIVFCATAGIPSEFSIRLLLAAAAIASAAVAYALRELQKNFVYVDYIHANID from the exons ATGGCATCTTTTCTCTACCTCTCTACTTCCAACTGCCTCTTCCAGagacctcctccctccctcttcccTGCTTCGGCCatctcgccttcttcttcttcttcttcttataaaCCCCTTCACCCCCGGCGCCGGCGGCGGTCGCGCCTCTGTGTAGCGACCCCCTCTTCTCCTGCCGCGCCGACTCCCGCCGTGGAAGAGAGCCAAGAAGCCGAGGAGGGCTCGTCGTCTTCGCCGTCGGAGTCTTCGTTCTCGTGGAGGGATCACTGGTACCCCGTCTCCCTCATCGAGGATCTCGACCCTCGGGTCCCCACCCCCTTCCAGCTCCTCAACCGCGACCTCGTCCTCTGGAAGGACCCCAACTCCGGCGATTGGGTCGCTTTAGACGACCGCTGCCCCCACCGTCTCGCCCCACTCTCG GAGGGGAGGATCGACGAGACCGGTTGCTTGCAGTGCTCGTATCACGGGTGGTCCTTTGATGGGAGCGGCTCGTGCGTCCGGATCCCACAGGCCTCGAGCGAGGGGCCTGAGGCGCGAGCTGTTCGATCGCCGAGATCTTGCGCGGTCAAATTCCCCACACTTGTCTCGCAGGGTATGCTGTTTGTGTGGCCCGATGAGAACGGGTGGGAGAAGGCGGCTGCCACCAATCCCCCCAT GTTGCCAGCAGAATTTGATGATCCCAATTTCTCGACGGTGACTATACAGCGTGACCTGTTCTATGGGTACGATACGCTGATGGAGAATGTCTCAGATCCGTCGCATATAGATTTTGCACACCACAAG GTCACTGGAAGAAGGGACAGAGCTAGGCCTTTGCCATTTAAGTTGGAGTCTAGTGGCGCTTGGGGATATGCTGGTTCAGATGCTGGGAATCCACGTATCAGTGCTAAATTTGTTGCCCCTTGTTATGTTATGAATAA GATAGAGATTGACACAAAACTGCCATTTCTTGGTGACCAAAAATGGATTATATGGATCTGTTCCTTTAACATTCCTATGGCCCCAGGAAAGACTCGTTCGATCGTGTGTAGTGCTCGTAACTTTTTCCAATTCTCAATGCCAGGTCCTGCCTGGTGGCAG CTGGTACCCCGCTGGTATGAGCATTGGACTTCAAACAAGGTCTATGATGGTGATATGATTGTCCTCCAGGGTCAAGAAAAGATATTTCTTTCTAAAATGATGGAGTCTTCTACTGATGTCAATCAGCAGTATACGAAGATAACATTCACACCGACCCAGGCTGATCGTTTGGTTCTAGCATTTCGGAATTGGTTGAGGAGATATGGCAATGGCCAGCCAAACTGGTTTGGCCATGCTAGCCATCAGCCTTTACCTTCAACGGTCCTGTCCAAACGTCAG ATGCTCGACAGATACGAGCAACATACTCTCAAATGCTCATCGTGCAAAGGTGCCTACGAGGCCTTTCAGATGTTGCAGAAGCTATTTATAGGCACAACAATAGTTTTCTGTGCTACTGCTGGAATTCCTTCAGAATTCTCAATTCGACTTCtgttagctgcagctgccattgccAGCGCAGCCGTGGCTTATGCTTTGCGTGAACTCCAGAAGAACTTTGTCTATGTGGATTACATACATGCTAATATTGATTAA
- the LOC135611007 gene encoding probable pectate lyase 5, which produces MLLHHRHRLPAHILLFLLSFPLLTAASPFPNSSLHLDAHRDPDSVAREVQRKVEFSHRRALLAAGAKDQCVTGNPVDDCWRCSGSDWRQDRQRLADCGIGFGRDALGGKGGPIYVVTDPSDRDPVNPAAGTLRYGAIQEGPLWITFARDMTIRLNEELLVNSFKTIDGRGAVVHIAGGACITLQYVSNIIIHNVHVHHCVPAGEANVRSSPTHYGWRTRSDGDGISIYSGRKIWVDHCALSYCADGLIDAVMGSTGITISNNHFSHHNEVMLLGHSDDYLPDSGMQVTIAFNRFGEELVQRMPRCRRGYFHVVNNDFTAWQMYAIGGSANPTINSQGNRYIAPTNPGAKEVTKRVDTEESDWSGWNWRTEGDVMVNGAFFVASGQGLEAKYAKAWSVEPKSAALIDQLTGNAGVLGGPRDNSVGPGNSGVNYVGSATTQDGGEGGYGSLGMVFASVAPPPSAPPIFSSVSIFLSFYLIVAALFSLCRP; this is translated from the exons atGCTCCTCCACCACCGCCATCGCCTTCCCGCCCACATTCTCCTTTTCTTGCTCTCATTCCCACTCTTGACGGCCGCATCGCCCTTTCCCAACTCCTCCCTGCATCTCGACGCTCACCGCGACCCCGATTCCGTCGCCCGCGAGGTCCAGAG GAAGGTGGAGTTCTCCCACCGGCGTGCCCTCCTGGCCGCGGGCGCCAAGGACCAGTGCGTCACCGGCAACCCCGTTGATGACTGCTGGCGGTGCTCCGGCTCGGACTGGCGGCAGGACCGGCAGCGACTCGCGGACTGCGGCATCGGCTTCGGCCGCGATGCCCTGGGGGGGAAGGGCGGGCCGATCTACGTGGTGACGGACCCGTCGGATCGCGACCCGGTGAATCCCGCCGCGGGCACCCTCCGGTACGGCGCCATCCAGGAGGGGCCCCTGTGGATCACCTTCGCCCGCGACATGACCATCCGCCTCAACGAGGAGCTGCTGGTGAACAGCTTCAAGACCATCGACGGCCGTGGCGCCGTGGTCCACATCGCCGGCGGCGCCTGCATCACCCTTCAGTACGTCTCCAATATCATCATCCACAACGTGCACGTCCACCACTGCGTCCCCGCGGGCGAGGCCAACGTGCGCTCCTCCCCCACCCACTACGGCTGGCGCACCCGGTCCGACGGCGACGGCATTTCCATCTACAGCGGGCGCAAGATCTGGGTGGACCACTGCGCGCTGTCCTACTGCGCCGACGGGCTCATCGACGCCGTCATGGGCTCCACCGGGATTACCATCTCCAACAATCACTTCTCGCACCACAATGAGGTGATGCTGCTGGGTCACAGCGATGACTACCTGCCGGACTCGGGGATGCAGGTGACCATCGCGTTCAACCGGTTCGGGGAGGAGCTGGTGCAGCGGATGCCTCGTTGCCGGCGCGGTTACTTCCACGTTGTGAACAACGACTTCACGGCGTGGCAGATGTACGCCATCGGCGGCAGTGCCAACCCCACCATCAACAGCCAGGGCAACCGCTACATCGCCCCCACCAACCCCGGCGCCAAAGAG GTGACGAAGAGGGTGGACACGGAGGAAAGCGACTGGAGCGGGTGGAACTGGCGGACGGAGGGGGACGTGATGGTGAACGGAGCGTTCTTCGTGGCGTCCGGGCAGGGGCTTGAGGCCAAGTACGCCAAGGCCTGGAGCGTCGAACCCAAGTCCGCGGCCCTCATCGACCAGCTCACCGGCAACGCGGGCGTCCTCGGTGGGCCCAG GGACAACAGCGTGGGGCCGGGGAACTCCGGAGTCAACTATGTTGGGTCCGCCACCACTCAAGACGGTGGCGAAGGCGGATATGGGTCCCTTGGTATGGTGTTTGCAAGCGTCGCGCCACCGCCATCTGCTCCTCCAATCTTCTCCTCCGTCAGTATCTTCTTGTCTTTCTATTTAATTGTCGCAGCTCTCTTCTCTCTTTGTAGACCCTGA
- the LOC135611010 gene encoding cyclin-dependent kinases regulatory subunit 1-like has translation MGQIQYSEKYFDDTYEYRHVVLPPEVAKLLPKNRLLSENEWRAIGVQQSRGWVHYAIHRPEPHIMLFRRPLNYQQQQVNHAAAVQATQMLAK, from the exons ATGGGTCAGATCCAGTATTCGGAGAAGTACTTCGACGACACATACGAGTATAG GCATGTGGTGCTCCCTCCGGAGGTCGCCAAACTGCTCCCCAAGAACCGTCTCCTCTCCGAG AACGAGTGGCGGGCGATCGGGGTGCAGCAGAGCAGGGGTTGGGTGCACTATGCGATCCATCGCCCGGAGCCGCACATCATGCTCTTCCGGCGGCCGCTCAACTACCAGCAGCAGCAGGTGAATCACGCCGCCGCTGTCCAAGCCACCCAAATGCTTGCGAAATGA
- the LOC103982758 gene encoding ATP synthase gamma chain 1, chloroplastic-like — MACSNLATTWASPKPSDHTHLSSRAFLAPSRLLFAPASASSPRPPPSTAVYCGLRELRGRIDSVKNTQKITEAMKLVAAAKVRRAQEAVVSGRPFSESLVEVLYNINEQLQTEDVDVPLTRVRPVRKIALVVVTGDRGLCGGFNNYIIKKAEQRRAELSALGIASTVISVGKKGNTYFQRRPYIPVDRFLEVGSLPTTKEAQAIADDVFSLFVSEDVDKVELLYTKFVSLVKSDPVIHTLLPLSPKGEICDVNGVCVDAAEDELFRLTTKEGKLTVERETVRTPTPAFSPILQFEQDPVQILDALLPLYLNSQILRALQESLASELAARMTAMSNATDNAMELKRTLSTLYNRERQAKITGEILEIVAGAEALT; from the coding sequence ATGGCTTGCTCCAATCTTGCCACAACGTGGGCTTCCCCTAAGCCGTCAGACCACACCCACCTCTCCTCGCGCGCCTTCCTTGCCCCCTCCCGCCTCCTCTTCGCCCCGGCCTCGGCGTCCTCCCCGCGCCCGCCGCCCTCCACCGCCGTCTACTGCGGCCTCCGCGAGCTCCGCGGCCGCATCGACTCCGTGAAGAACACTCAGAAGATCACGGAGGCCATGAAGCTGGTGGCGGCCGCCAAGGTCCGCCGCGCCCAGGAGGCCGTCGTCAGTGGCCGCCCCTTCTCCGAGTCCCTTGTCGAGGTACTCTACAACATTAACGAGCAGCTGCAGACGGAGGACGTGGACGTGCCCCTCACCCGCGTCCGCCCCGTCCGCAAGATCGCCCTCGTGGTGGTCACCGGCGACCGCGGCCTCTGCGGAGGCTTCAACAACTATATCATCAAGAAGGCAGAGCAGCGCAGGGCGGAGCTCTCCGCCCTCGGCATCGCCTCCACTGTCATCAGCGTGGGGAAGAAGGGCAACACCTACTTTCAGCGCCGCCCCTACATCCCCGTTGACCGATTCCTCGAGGTCGGCAGCCTGCCCACCACCAAAGAGGCGCAGGCCATCGCCGACGACGTCTTCTCCCTCTTCGTCAGCGAGGATGTCGACAAGGTGGAGCTCCTCTACACCAAGTTCGTCTCCCTCGTCAAGTCCGACCCCGTCATCCACACCCTTCTCCCCCTCTCCCCCAAGGGCGAGATCTGCGACGTCAACGGTGTCTGCGTCGACGCCGCCGAGGACGAGCTCTTCCGCCTCACCACCAAGGAGGGGAAGCTCACGGTCGAACGGGAGACGGTGCGCACCCCGACCCCTGCCTTCTCGCCCATCCTGCAGTTCGAGCAGGACCCGGTACAGATCCTGGACGCGCTGCTGCCCCTGTACCTCAACAGCCAGATACTTAGGGCACTGCAGGAGTCGCTGGCGAGCGAGCTCGCCGCCAGAATGACCGCCATGAGCAACGCCACTGACAACGCCATGGAGCTGAAGAGGACCCTCTCGACACTCTACAACCGGGAGCGGCAGGCCAAGATCACCGGGGAGATATTGGAGATCGTCGCCGGCGCTGAAGCCCTCACATGA
- the LOC103983440 gene encoding thaumatin-like protein 1b, with product MGLGMFEIGPNEVMFNTADDSWRGRVYFRTYCTTDNHGIVSCLTADCGSGEQSCEGKAAKAPVTLLDFLNFSGNDTQYTYDISLMHGFNVPAMVYPQNSSCQPTGCPGDINAICPDDLRVKDSAGKTIACKSACDAYQDPKLCCINEYGSRAKCQPSSQAKVFMQACPLAHTWTYDGRAFACSGSDFNITLCPTA from the coding sequence ATGGGCCTCGGGATGTTCGAGATCGGTCCCAATGAGGTCATGTTCAACACCGCCGACGACAGTTGGCGTGGCCGGGTGTACTTCCGCACCTACTGCACCACCGACAACCACGGAATCGTCTCGTGCCTCACCGCCGACTGCGGCTCCGGCGAGCAGTCGTGCGAGGGGAAGGCGGCCAAGGCGCCCGTCACCCTCCTCGACTTCCTCAACTTCAGCGGCAACGACACCCAGTACACCTACGACATCAGCCTCATGCACGGCTTCAACGTGCCCGCCATGGTGTACCCGCAGAACTCATCGTGCCAGCCGACGGGGTGCCCGGGCGACATCAACGCCATCTGCCCCGACGATCTCCGTGTGAAGGACTCCGCGGGGAAAACCATCGCCTGCAAGAGCGCGTGCGACGCATACCAAGACCCGAAGCTGTGCTGCATCAACGAGTACGGGAGCCGCGCCAAGTGCCAGCCTTCGTCGCAGGCGAAGGTGTTCATGCAGGCATGCCCTTTGGCGCACACTTGGACTTACGACGGCAGGGCCTTCGCTTGCTCGGGGTCGGACTTCAACATCACACTGTGCCCCACGGCTTAG